The DNA window CCGAAGGCACATTCTTCATCGATGCGGTCGACGATCAGTGGCAGGACGGCGATCAAATCGTTACCGTAACTGTGGAAGCGGTCACCTACGATCCCGACAGCGAAACGTTCACCGTGACCGACGACGACACCGGTTTTCTGCTGGCGATCAATGAGGTCTACAACGCCATCGACGGCAACATGTATGATGCCAACGGTGACGGCACCGCTGATACCGACGACGAATTCATCGAGATCGTCAATCTCAGCGGCGGCGCCCTCGACATCTCCGGCGTGACGATCAGCGATAGCTCCTTTGAGCGACACGTTTTCCCGCAAGGAACGGTCCTTGGCCCCAACTGTTCGATCGTGGTCTTCGCGGGCGGAGATATCCCTCAAGGATCGACTGCAGCTTTCGGAAACGCCGAAGTTCAGTTTGCGCTGAGCAATCCTTTGTTTCCCGGCCTCTTCCTGACCGATACCGGGGATGTGGTCATCCTATCCGATCCGCTTGGCTCCATTAGCGCAGGGGGTGAGTTACACTCTTTGGTCCTTCCGGACCAAAGCCTCGCGGCAACGGCCGAATCGATCACCGCATCGACCGATTTGGATCCGATTCCGCCTTATGTCCTCCACACTACCACGCCAAGTGGATTGGCATGTTCTCCCGGAACATTCAGCGACGTGGCAACAACCCCGTTCTGCGTGCTGACCGACACTCTCACTGTCACCTTCAACGTTGCGGATGTGAGCGAATCTGCCGGGACGGTCGTGGGTGGCGGAACGGTTTCCGTGCCGGCGCCGGTTTCTGCAGACCTGACGGTCTACTTCACTTCAAGCGACACGACCGAACTTGATGGTGTGAGCATCGGTCCCGTGACGATTGCCATGGGGACCAGCTCGGCGGACTTCGACCTATTCCCCGTTGATGATCTCGACACCGACGGACCGCAGACCACCACATTGACGGCCCGCGCCTCAGGCTACCTGAATGGCAGCGGATCGATTGACGTCACCGACGACGACACCACCCCGTATACGCCGCCGAATCTCATCATCACCGAGATCATGCACAACCCGGCGGGTTCGGAGCCGGCTACCGAGTGGATCGAGATCTACAACGCCGACTCCGAAGCTGTCGATCTCGGTGGCGTTACCGTCGGGGACGAAGACGCTGTCTTCGGAACTCTGCCAACCGTCTCGTTGCCGGCAGGTGAATATGCAGTGATTTACAACGCGTCCCTCGGCTCCGCTGCCGACGTTCGTACTGACTGGGGAATTCCCGCAGGCGCCCTCGTCATCGGTGTCTCTTCGTGGGACAGCCTCGCGAACAGCCCGTCACTTGGCAACGAGGTCGTCAAGCTGTTCGATGCATTCGCCAACCTACTCGATGAGGTCGACTACGACGACGGCGGCGACT is part of the Haloferula helveola genome and encodes:
- a CDS encoding lamin tail domain-containing protein produces the protein MINEVDADTPGTDAAEFVELFDGGTGNTALDDYVLVFFNGNGAVSYAAYDLDGLSTDANGYFVAGNTGVNGATLNFSGNFLQNGADAVALYLGTAASFPNGTAATTADLVDAIAYDTDDSDAAALLTGLGLSVQYNENENGQKDSQSISRLPDGGSSISTVDATPGAANPTPSGALAISLDVSSIPEDGSASITGTVTAPSAVNGDVTVTVIIDDSTEAMSFDTTIFDGDTEGTFFIDAVDDQWQDGDQIVTVTVEAVTYDPDSETFTVTDDDTGFLLAINEVYNAIDGNMYDANGDGTADTDDEFIEIVNLSGGALDISGVTISDSSFERHVFPQGTVLGPNCSIVVFAGGDIPQGSTAAFGNAEVQFALSNPLFPGLFLTDTGDVVILSDPLGSISAGGELHSLVLPDQSLAATAESITASTDLDPIPPYVLHTTTPSGLACSPGTFSDVATTPFCVLTDTLTVTFNVADVSESAGTVVGGGTVSVPAPVSADLTVYFTSSDTTELDGVSIGPVTIAMGTSSADFDLFPVDDLDTDGPQTTTLTARASGYLNGSGSIDVTDDDTTPYTPPNLIITEIMHNPAGSEPATEWIEIYNADSEAVDLGGVTVGDEDAVFGTLPTVSLPAGEYAVIYNASLGSAADVRTDWGIPAGALVIGVSSWDSLANSPSLGNEVVKLFDAFANLLDEVDYDDGGDWPSDPNGISRALVSTAYDDASNDSGTNWVLSTDASQSNAVSPAGTLFSTSDVGSPGFDGTGAGNTFASWIAGFGGATDTTAEGTNDFDGPNVLDAFFGTDPTVTDSNGVQPVGKSGNTFTFRHKLADTAVTDLTATYQWSPTLAVWTDDGVAAGPITVTFGTPTVVDPGDANFDIVEVVATVTGGTLNRLFVRIEATVP